A window from Enterocloster bolteae encodes these proteins:
- a CDS encoding bifunctional cobalt-precorrin-7 (C(5))-methyltransferase/cobalt-precorrin-6B (C(15))-methyltransferase, with the protein MKRKEAYMDDLRPIVYLVGIGMGGEDQLTGRAMDCLEAAQVVMGADRMLDSVSAYTDKKRVFSAYKPSEMVQWLGSFRWDEAALVLSGDTGFYSGAEAAAKAFLREGWDVEFVPGVSSLSYFCARLGKSWQNVHPVSSHGRDCDVVAYIRSFKSCFILLGGAGSVPDLCRQLVSSGMSSVTLWAGENFSYEDERIAWQMTPAELLMEDERLPFGSLACVLVENTEAAEGQLYPQPGPQDEDYIRGQVPMTKKEVRRISLDKLCIGSQAVCYDIGAGTGSVAVEMGMEIRKWGGSGQVYAIERNREALQLIESNCQKFHGSWMGFHIVEGEAPEAMKGLEPPTHAFIGGSGGHMREIVAALLDANPHVRIVANAITLETVGEILACMKEFGFATGEITQVWAAPVDTVGSYHMPKAQNPVYVAVMQDPKDDEGEIQWQEL; encoded by the coding sequence ATGAAAAGAAAGGAAGCATATATGGATGATTTAAGGCCAATTGTATATCTGGTGGGCATAGGAATGGGGGGCGAGGACCAGTTGACGGGCCGGGCAATGGATTGCCTGGAGGCGGCCCAGGTAGTGATGGGGGCGGACCGGATGCTGGACAGCGTCAGCGCGTACACCGATAAGAAACGGGTATTTTCAGCCTATAAGCCCAGTGAGATGGTACAGTGGCTGGGCAGCTTCCGGTGGGACGAGGCAGCCCTGGTGCTGTCAGGAGATACGGGCTTTTACAGCGGAGCTGAGGCGGCGGCCAAGGCATTTTTGCGGGAAGGATGGGATGTGGAATTTGTTCCGGGTGTATCCAGCCTGTCCTATTTCTGCGCCAGGTTGGGAAAGAGCTGGCAGAATGTCCATCCGGTCAGCAGCCATGGAAGGGATTGTGATGTGGTGGCCTATATCCGCAGCTTCAAGAGCTGTTTTATTCTGCTGGGCGGAGCCGGTAGCGTGCCGGATTTGTGCCGTCAGCTGGTCAGCAGCGGAATGAGCAGCGTGACTTTATGGGCAGGAGAAAATTTTTCATACGAGGACGAACGCATTGCCTGGCAGATGACGCCTGCTGAGCTTCTGATGGAGGATGAGCGCCTTCCCTTTGGCAGTCTGGCTTGTGTTTTGGTGGAGAATACAGAGGCAGCGGAAGGACAGCTTTATCCGCAGCCCGGCCCCCAGGATGAGGACTATATCAGGGGGCAGGTGCCTATGACCAAAAAGGAGGTACGGAGGATATCACTGGATAAGCTGTGTATCGGCTCCCAGGCCGTGTGTTATGATATCGGGGCCGGCACCGGCTCTGTGGCGGTGGAGATGGGAATGGAGATACGCAAGTGGGGCGGCAGCGGCCAGGTGTATGCCATTGAGCGGAACCGGGAAGCCCTGCAGCTGATTGAATCCAACTGCCAGAAGTTCCACGGAAGCTGGATGGGATTTCACATTGTGGAAGGCGAGGCGCCTGAGGCTATGAAGGGGCTGGAACCTCCCACTCATGCATTCATTGGAGGAAGCGGAGGTCACATGCGTGAAATCGTGGCAGCTCTCCTTGACGCCAATCCCCATGTGAGAATTGTGGCTAATGCCATTACACTGGAGACTGTTGGTGAAATTTTGGCGTGTATGAAGGAATTCGGATTCGCCACAGGAGAGATAACCCAGGTATGGGCAGCTCCTGTGGATACAGTGGGAAGCTACCATATGCCAAAAGCGCAGAATCCGGTGTATGTGGCGGTTATGCAGGACCCAAAAGACGATGAGGGAGAGATACAATGGCAGGAGTTATGA
- a CDS encoding bifunctional adenosylcobinamide kinase/adenosylcobinamide-phosphate guanylyltransferase — protein MILVTGGSFQGKRVFVRQYLGEQNADGAVWTEGAEASWEEFMDGRFCRDFQLFVRRVMEGSAGPSFREQKGPAMDQILEQLLEELLAGPKDRVLVTDEIGCGIVPADAFERLYREETGRLCCRIAGEADEVWRVCCGTGIRIK, from the coding sequence ATGATCTTGGTGACAGGAGGAAGCTTCCAGGGCAAGAGGGTGTTTGTCAGACAGTACCTGGGGGAACAGAATGCAGATGGAGCTGTCTGGACAGAGGGAGCAGAGGCCTCCTGGGAGGAATTTATGGACGGCAGGTTCTGCCGTGATTTCCAGCTCTTTGTCAGGCGGGTAATGGAGGGGAGTGCAGGCCCTTCCTTCCGTGAACAGAAGGGACCGGCCATGGACCAGATTCTTGAACAGCTTCTGGAGGAGCTGCTGGCCGGACCAAAGGACCGTGTTTTGGTGACAGATGAGATAGGCTGCGGCATCGTGCCTGCAGATGCCTTTGAACGCCTGTACCGGGAGGAGACAGGGCGGCTCTGCTGCCGGATTGCCGGGGAGGCGGATGAAGTGTGGCGGGTGTGCTGCGGGACAGGGATACGGATTAAATAA
- a CDS encoding bifunctional adenosylcobinamide kinase/adenosylcobinamide-phosphate guanylyltransferase, giving the protein MITLVTGGSGSGKSEYAEGLILDSPCSRRFYVATMIAYGKEGRDKVERHRVLRKGKGFITIEKPRNVGEVMVGEYETGLSPLSRTGRALLLECVSNLAANEMFKEGTGKTEAGEHQGGPIQCLSHKIAEDIISLAGQVQDMVIVTNEVDRDGICYEPETMEYIRLMGCLNQKLASAADRVVEVVYGIPVPLKPSALGPAAIGADFKRRECQGE; this is encoded by the coding sequence ATGATTACTCTGGTGACAGGCGGAAGCGGCAGCGGAAAATCAGAATACGCGGAAGGGCTTATTCTGGACTCCCCCTGTTCCCGCCGTTTTTATGTGGCTACCATGATTGCATATGGAAAAGAGGGACGGGATAAGGTGGAGCGCCACCGTGTGCTCCGAAAGGGAAAGGGATTCATCACCATAGAAAAGCCCCGGAATGTGGGAGAAGTGATGGTTGGAGAGTATGAGACCGGTTTAAGCCCCTTATCCCGGACCGGCCGTGCTCTTTTGCTGGAGTGCGTATCCAACCTGGCGGCCAATGAGATGTTTAAGGAGGGGACAGGGAAAACGGAAGCAGGAGAGCATCAGGGCGGTCCAATCCAATGTCTGTCCCATAAGATTGCGGAGGATATCATTTCCCTGGCCGGACAGGTTCAGGATATGGTGATTGTCACCAATGAAGTGGATCGGGATGGAATCTGTTACGAACCTGAGACAATGGAGTATATCCGTCTCATGGGCTGCCTGAATCAGAAGCTGGCATCTGCCGCGGACCGGGTGGTGGAGGTGGTTTACGGCATTCCCGTGCCCTTAAAGCCCTCCGCCCTGGGACCGGCAGCAATTGGGGCTGACTTTAAAAGAAGGGAGTGTCAGGGAGAATGA
- a CDS encoding adenosylcobinamide-GDP ribazoletransferase — protein sequence MNGLYSCIIAISMYSKIPMPNVEWSEDRMRYVMCFFPLVGIVQGAALGLWLHFALDVLNLSVGAAALTGAAIPLLVTGGIHMDGFLDTMDAIHSYGDRSRKLEILKDPHLGAFAVISFGVYMMLYLGVFHEYLSLVLREDRGDRYFLYAVPCLVFVMERAFSGLSVVTFPQAKKKGLAAGFGGAARKRTDSLVLLLWMLICLAAGVAAAKVGCHGAGMLAGVLLMTHLAVFIWYYRMSVKQFGGVTGDLAGCFLQVCELAGLAAAAVLLKAGLMGGM from the coding sequence ATGAACGGACTTTATTCCTGCATCATAGCAATTTCCATGTATTCCAAGATACCTATGCCCAACGTGGAGTGGAGTGAAGACCGCATGCGCTATGTCATGTGCTTTTTTCCTCTGGTGGGGATTGTCCAGGGAGCGGCCCTGGGCCTTTGGCTCCATTTTGCCCTGGATGTGCTGAATCTGTCCGTGGGTGCTGCGGCTCTTACAGGGGCAGCCATTCCCCTGCTGGTAACCGGAGGAATTCACATGGACGGTTTTCTGGATACCATGGATGCCATTCATTCCTATGGCGACAGAAGCAGAAAGCTGGAAATTTTAAAAGACCCCCATCTGGGAGCCTTTGCAGTCATTTCCTTCGGCGTTTATATGATGCTTTATCTGGGCGTTTTCCATGAATACCTGTCCCTTGTCCTGAGGGAGGACAGGGGGGACAGATATTTTCTTTATGCGGTTCCCTGTCTTGTGTTTGTGATGGAGCGGGCCTTCAGCGGCCTCTCCGTGGTCACGTTTCCCCAGGCCAAGAAGAAGGGACTGGCAGCCGGATTTGGCGGGGCAGCCAGGAAAAGGACGGATTCCCTGGTGCTGCTTCTGTGGATGCTTATTTGCCTGGCAGCAGGTGTGGCAGCCGCTAAGGTGGGATGCCACGGGGCAGGCATGCTGGCAGGAGTCCTGCTTATGACCCATCTGGCTGTGTTCATATGGTATTACAGGATGTCCGTGAAACAGTTTGGCGGGGTGACAGGAGATTTAGCCGGATGCTTTTTGCAGGTTTGCGAACTGGCCGGCCTGGCAGCGGCCGCAGTCCTTTTAAAAGCGGGCTTGATGGGAGGAATGTAG
- a CDS encoding cobyrinate/hydrogenobyrinate a,c-diamide synthase, with protein MAGVMIAAPGSGSGKTMVTCGLLTLLKRKGYNPAAFKCGPDYIDGLFHRRVLGVENGNLDSFFETGTHMRQKLSRGMERHFVVAEGVMGYFDGLGGVSVQGSSFEIGSILGLPAILVVDGRGASLSLMALIQGFLEYDAMLEGKDEEKTHNKTDCDAECAAGMQYEGCRKRRWKENEENYREKKSHTSNGLHGCVCGNTDCHESKGKKNNNIRGIFFNRMSPMIYNRIKPMVEELFRIPVIGYLPELNFLHVGSRHLGLVLPDEIDGIREQLEQLADRMDENLEWEPLLKIAAEAGGRDREVPVREEAGAGQQTGNVAGIKTGNKLGNEPGNIPHFRLGIARDEAFCFYYEDNLRAMEQAGARLVYFSLLHQEKLPDGLDGLILGGGYPENHGEALAANRTMRDSVAAAAASGMPILAECGGYLYLLDSLEGADGTVYPMAGVLKGHGYRAGKTGRFGYITLGPNRCLPYLREGEEIKGHEFHYWDCDCGEDEFCMTAAKPKGGRSWPCMRTAKQVMAGFPHLYYPSCPGLVRRFAGQCVEYGQRHDRKHDRQERNGQEHDGEEHEL; from the coding sequence ATGGCAGGAGTTATGATAGCGGCTCCGGGAAGCGGCAGCGGGAAGACGATGGTAACCTGCGGCCTGCTGACCCTCCTTAAGAGGAAGGGATATAATCCGGCTGCGTTTAAGTGCGGACCGGACTACATTGACGGCCTGTTCCACCGCAGGGTTCTGGGAGTGGAAAATGGAAACCTGGACAGCTTTTTTGAGACCGGGACACATATGAGACAGAAGCTGTCCCGGGGCATGGAACGCCATTTTGTAGTGGCGGAAGGGGTCATGGGATATTTTGACGGCCTTGGGGGCGTGTCTGTTCAGGGGAGTTCTTTTGAGATTGGAAGTATTCTTGGTCTGCCTGCCATTCTGGTGGTGGATGGAAGAGGAGCCAGCTTATCGCTGATGGCATTGATTCAGGGATTTTTGGAGTATGATGCCATGCTGGAGGGAAAAGACGAGGAAAAAACTCACAATAAAACTGACTGTGATGCTGAATGTGCGGCTGGCATGCAATACGAAGGATGCAGGAAGAGAAGATGGAAAGAGAATGAGGAAAATTATCGTGAGAAAAAATCTCATACATCCAACGGACTGCATGGGTGTGTTTGCGGAAACACAGACTGCCATGAGAGCAAGGGTAAAAAAAATAACAACATAAGGGGAATCTTTTTCAACCGCATGTCCCCCATGATATATAACCGTATAAAACCTATGGTGGAGGAATTGTTTCGGATTCCGGTCATTGGATATTTACCTGAACTGAACTTCCTTCATGTGGGAAGCCGTCATCTGGGACTGGTGCTTCCGGATGAGATAGATGGAATCAGGGAGCAGCTGGAACAGCTGGCAGACCGGATGGATGAAAATTTGGAGTGGGAACCGCTATTGAAGATTGCTGCTGAGGCAGGCGGACGGGACAGGGAGGTACCGGTCCGGGAAGAAGCAGGAGCCGGGCAGCAAACGGGGAATGTAGCGGGAATTAAGACGGGAAACAAGCTGGGAAACGAGCCGGGAAACATACCGCATTTCCGCCTGGGGATTGCCAGGGATGAGGCATTCTGTTTTTATTATGAGGACAACCTGAGGGCTATGGAACAGGCTGGGGCCCGGCTTGTGTATTTTAGTCTGCTCCATCAGGAGAAACTGCCGGATGGGCTGGACGGGCTGATTTTAGGAGGCGGTTATCCTGAAAATCACGGGGAGGCCCTGGCGGCGAACAGGACCATGCGGGATTCGGTGGCTGCGGCTGCCGCGTCCGGGATGCCCATTCTGGCAGAGTGCGGGGGATACCTCTATCTGCTGGACAGTCTGGAGGGAGCCGACGGAACGGTTTATCCCATGGCAGGGGTCTTGAAGGGCCACGGATACAGGGCCGGGAAAACCGGCAGGTTTGGATACATAACCCTGGGGCCCAACCGCTGCCTTCCCTATCTCCGGGAAGGGGAGGAGATAAAAGGCCATGAATTTCATTACTGGGACTGCGATTGCGGGGAGGATGAATTTTGTATGACGGCTGCCAAGCCAAAGGGCGGCCGCAGCTGGCCCTGTATGAGAACAGCAAAACAGGTGATGGCAGGATTCCCCCACCTCTATTATCCTTCCTGCCCCGGACTGGTCCGACGGTTTGCCGGACAGTGCGTGGAATACGGACAGAGACATGACCGGAAACATGACAGACAAGAGCGTAACGGACAAGAACATGACGGAGAGGAACATGAGCTATGA
- a CDS encoding pyridoxal phosphate-dependent aminotransferase — MEYQHGGDIYSQDIQMDYSANINPLGMPEAVRQALRDCLEREVCSLYPDSRCERLRQALGRHHGVEDKWIICGNGAADLIFGLAAALRPVRGLVTAPAFSEYEQALRSVGCRTDYYYLREDRGFALDAAGMCGCVRAAAERGEPYDVVFLCNPNNPTGIPVKKEEVKQLADTCERLGAYLAVDECFCDFLDNSELYSVIPDLARFTHLFVLKAFTKLYAMAGLRLGYGLCSDSGLLERLQAVRQPWSVSGPAQCAGVAALGETDFAEHTRAVLKGERERLSAALHDLGFQVYPSQANYLFFRDREEDGILEKGRLYQELLGRRILIRSCANYPGLDSSFYRICVKLRQDNEQLIREMARVLERRKPCPNIQSQS, encoded by the coding sequence ATGGAATATCAACACGGCGGTGACATATACAGCCAGGACATACAGATGGATTATTCTGCCAATATCAATCCCCTCGGCATGCCGGAGGCGGTCAGGCAGGCTCTGAGGGACTGCCTGGAGAGGGAGGTATGCAGCCTGTACCCGGACAGCCGGTGTGAAAGGCTGAGACAGGCCCTGGGCAGGCATCACGGGGTGGAGGATAAATGGATTATCTGCGGCAACGGGGCAGCTGATTTGATATTCGGACTGGCAGCTGCGCTGCGCCCTGTACGCGGGCTGGTGACAGCTCCCGCCTTTTCCGAGTATGAGCAGGCATTGAGGTCGGTGGGATGCAGGACCGACTATTATTATCTCAGGGAAGACAGGGGGTTTGCTCTGGACGCGGCAGGGATGTGCGGCTGTGTCCGGGCGGCGGCAGAGAGGGGCGAGCCCTACGATGTGGTGTTCCTCTGCAATCCCAACAATCCCACGGGGATACCCGTTAAAAAGGAAGAGGTTAAGCAGCTGGCAGATACTTGTGAGCGGCTGGGGGCTTACCTGGCAGTGGATGAATGCTTCTGCGATTTTCTGGATAATTCAGAATTATATTCTGTCATACCTGACCTGGCCCGGTTTACGCATCTGTTTGTCCTTAAGGCATTTACAAAGCTGTATGCCATGGCCGGGCTGCGGCTGGGCTACGGCCTTTGCAGCGACAGCGGCCTTCTGGAGCGGCTTCAGGCAGTACGCCAGCCCTGGTCCGTGTCCGGCCCGGCCCAGTGCGCCGGCGTGGCGGCCCTTGGAGAGACGGATTTTGCGGAGCACACCAGAGCGGTGCTTAAGGGTGAGCGGGAGAGGCTTTCTGCCGCCCTCCATGACCTGGGCTTTCAGGTATATCCATCCCAGGCCAATTATCTGTTCTTTCGGGACCGGGAAGAGGACGGAATCCTGGAAAAAGGCCGGCTTTACCAGGAGCTGCTGGGCCGGCGCATCCTGATCCGCAGCTGTGCCAATTATCCGGGGCTGGACTCATCCTTTTACCGTATCTGTGTTAAGCTGAGGCAGGACAATGAACAGCTCATCCGGGAAATGGCCCGGGTGCTTGAGAGGAGGAAACCATGTCCCAACATACAAAGTCAATCATGA
- a CDS encoding precorrin-8X methylmutase: MTDIQLEQVLPGDIERRSFEIIQEELSLRGIYLEPENEMVIKRAIHTTADFDYAQNLVFSGQAVKRGTEALKAGAVIVTDTNMGLSGINKKGLSALGGEAFCFMADEDVALQAKEQGTTRAVASMEKAARLYGLKGRPLIFAVGNAPTALVRIYELIEEGLAAPALVIGVPVGFVNVVQSKELILTLEDTPYIVARGRKGGSNVAAAICNALLYQIPVQGVAEST, from the coding sequence ATGACGGATATACAGTTGGAACAGGTACTGCCGGGAGACATTGAGAGGCGCAGTTTTGAGATCATACAGGAGGAACTGTCCTTACGGGGGATTTATCTGGAGCCTGAAAATGAAATGGTTATCAAGAGGGCCATCCACACCACGGCGGATTTTGACTATGCACAAAACCTGGTATTTTCCGGTCAGGCAGTGAAAAGAGGAACAGAGGCCTTAAAAGCAGGAGCTGTCATTGTCACGGATACCAATATGGGGCTGTCCGGGATCAATAAAAAAGGGCTGTCCGCCCTGGGCGGGGAAGCCTTCTGTTTTATGGCAGATGAGGATGTGGCCCTGCAGGCAAAGGAACAGGGCACCACCAGAGCTGTGGCCAGCATGGAGAAGGCGGCCAGGCTCTACGGGCTGAAGGGGCGTCCGCTGATTTTTGCCGTGGGCAATGCGCCCACGGCCCTGGTCCGCATATATGAGCTTATAGAAGAAGGACTGGCCGCCCCTGCCCTTGTCATCGGAGTGCCGGTGGGATTCGTGAATGTGGTCCAGTCCAAGGAACTGATTCTGACCCTGGAGGATACGCCGTATATTGTGGCAAGGGGAAGAAAAGGCGGCAGCAATGTTGCCGCCGCCATCTGTAACGCGCTGTTATACCAGATTCCGGTGCAGGGCGTTGCAGAAAGTACTTAA
- a CDS encoding cobyric acid synthase, producing MSQHTKSIMIQGTMSNAGKSILAAGLCRIFHQDGYRTAPFKSQNMALNSYITPEGLEMGRAQAVQAEAAGIVPNADMNPILLKPTTDVGSQVIVHGISRGNMKARDYFACKKSLVPDIMASYRRLEEQYDVIVIEGAGSPAEINLKTDDIVNMGMADMADAPVLLVGDIDRGGVFAQLYGTVALLAEEERKRVKGLIINKFRGDRSILAPGISMLEDLCGIPVVGVIPYMDVDIEDEDSLSSRLETGKGKAPAAVDLAVIRFPRISNFTDFNVFSGIPGVSLRYVTRACDLGTPDMVILPGTKNTIHDLLWMRQNGLEAAILKLADRQVPVWGICGGYQMMGEVLVDEKGVESDLPSRTSGMGLLPLKTEFEKEKIRTQVEGAFGQLDGCLGGLSGKSIEGYEIHMGRTYIDREEGAADTARIVSWRREPEICRPMDYVMETGKDRLLSRKARMDGWNRGNIYGTYVHGIFDSPGIARTVAEALAAAKGLCLEQAADMDYRTYRQQQYDKLAEELRENLDMAAVYRIMGISQKGKMGISQKGKGEEKPDDGYTVGTGTAGRH from the coding sequence ATGTCCCAACATACAAAGTCAATCATGATTCAGGGAACCATGTCCAATGCGGGAAAGAGCATCCTGGCAGCCGGGCTGTGCCGTATTTTTCACCAGGACGGCTACAGGACAGCGCCTTTTAAATCCCAGAACATGGCCCTTAATTCCTACATAACTCCGGAAGGGCTGGAGATGGGACGGGCCCAGGCCGTACAGGCGGAGGCGGCGGGAATTGTCCCTAATGCGGATATGAATCCCATTCTTTTAAAACCCACCACAGATGTGGGAAGCCAGGTTATCGTCCATGGAATTTCCAGGGGCAATATGAAGGCCAGGGATTATTTTGCCTGTAAGAAATCCCTGGTGCCGGATATTATGGCCTCCTACCGGCGGCTGGAGGAGCAGTACGATGTCATTGTCATAGAGGGCGCCGGAAGCCCGGCCGAGATTAACCTGAAAACCGATGATATCGTGAACATGGGCATGGCGGACATGGCGGACGCCCCGGTGCTTCTGGTGGGGGACATTGACAGGGGAGGTGTCTTTGCACAGCTCTACGGTACGGTGGCCCTGCTGGCAGAGGAGGAGAGAAAGCGGGTAAAGGGATTAATCATCAACAAATTCAGAGGCGACAGGTCCATACTGGCTCCCGGGATTTCCATGCTGGAGGATCTGTGCGGTATACCGGTGGTGGGGGTGATACCCTATATGGATGTGGATATCGAGGATGAGGACAGCCTGAGCAGCCGCCTGGAGACAGGAAAAGGCAAAGCACCTGCTGCGGTGGATTTGGCTGTGATCCGCTTTCCGCGCATCTCTAATTTTACGGATTTTAATGTGTTTTCAGGAATCCCCGGGGTGTCGCTGCGCTATGTGACAAGGGCTTGTGACCTTGGAACCCCCGACATGGTCATCCTTCCCGGCACCAAGAATACCATTCATGACCTGCTGTGGATGCGTCAGAACGGTCTGGAGGCGGCAATCCTTAAGCTGGCGGACCGTCAGGTGCCGGTGTGGGGAATCTGCGGCGGCTACCAGATGATGGGAGAGGTGCTGGTGGACGAAAAAGGGGTGGAGTCGGACCTCCCTTCACGGACATCCGGAATGGGCCTTCTTCCCCTTAAAACGGAGTTTGAGAAAGAAAAGATAAGGACCCAGGTGGAAGGCGCGTTCGGCCAGCTGGACGGCTGCCTTGGCGGGTTGTCCGGAAAATCCATTGAGGGATATGAAATCCACATGGGCCGCACGTACATTGACCGGGAAGAGGGGGCTGCGGATACAGCCAGAATCGTTTCCTGGCGCAGGGAACCGGAAATATGCCGCCCCATGGACTATGTGATGGAAACGGGAAAGGACAGGCTTTTATCCAGAAAGGCCAGAATGGACGGGTGGAACAGGGGAAATATCTACGGCACCTATGTACACGGAATCTTTGACAGCCCCGGAATCGCCAGGACAGTGGCAGAGGCCCTGGCCGCTGCAAAGGGCCTCTGCCTGGAACAGGCGGCGGATATGGATTACCGCACGTACAGACAGCAGCAGTATGACAAGCTCGCAGAAGAGCTCAGGGAGAATCTGGACATGGCTGCCGTGTACAGAATCATGGGCATCAGCCAAAAAGGAAAAATGGGCATCAGCCAAAAAGGAAAAGGAGAGGAGAAGCCGGATGACGGATATACAGTTGGAACAGGTACTGCCGGGAGACATTGA
- the cbiB gene encoding adenosylcobinamide-phosphate synthase CbiB → MDITWLDIWKFHGAALLAGCVIDWIIGDPIWLPHPVRLMGTMIAGTESRLRKWTEGTGRKGQSRAGVILAVFMCIIWWCVPWAIVHGAEHLWLSGAWAVLLLAEGFLCSLMLAARGLYTESMKVCRSLEEGSTEEARYNVSMIVGRDTAALDEGGIARAAVETVAENASDGVIAPFLFMALLGPAGGTLYKAVNTMDSMVGYKNDRYMYFGRCAARLDDLLNLAPARLTGILMVLGAWVLPGMDGAHAFKVFLRDRKRHASPNSAHGEAACAGALHLRLAGDAWYFGTLHKKPYIGDDDRQIQPADIRRANRLMFFAEGMMVLGLAVLIMIL, encoded by the coding sequence ATGGACATTACGTGGCTGGATATATGGAAATTTCACGGTGCGGCATTGTTGGCGGGATGTGTGATTGACTGGATCATAGGAGACCCCATATGGCTTCCCCATCCGGTGCGCCTTATGGGAACCATGATTGCAGGGACGGAATCACGGCTCAGAAAATGGACAGAGGGGACGGGAAGGAAAGGGCAGTCCCGGGCAGGGGTCATCCTCGCTGTATTCATGTGTATCATATGGTGGTGTGTTCCATGGGCAATCGTTCACGGGGCAGAGCATCTATGGCTGTCCGGGGCCTGGGCGGTTCTTCTTCTGGCAGAGGGGTTCCTGTGCAGTCTCATGCTGGCAGCCAGGGGACTGTATACAGAAAGCATGAAGGTGTGCCGCAGCCTGGAGGAAGGCAGCACCGAGGAGGCCAGATATAATGTATCCATGATTGTGGGAAGGGATACCGCAGCGCTGGATGAGGGCGGAATCGCCAGGGCAGCCGTGGAGACCGTGGCTGAAAATGCCTCTGACGGTGTCATTGCCCCCTTTTTGTTCATGGCACTTCTAGGGCCGGCAGGAGGCACGCTGTACAAGGCCGTCAACACCATGGATTCCATGGTGGGATACAAAAATGACAGATACATGTACTTCGGCCGCTGTGCAGCCAGGCTGGACGACCTGCTTAATCTGGCGCCGGCCAGGCTGACCGGAATCCTTATGGTTCTGGGGGCATGGGTTCTGCCGGGCATGGACGGGGCTCATGCCTTTAAGGTGTTCCTTCGGGACAGGAAACGCCATGCCAGCCCTAATTCCGCCCACGGCGAGGCCGCCTGTGCAGGCGCCCTTCATCTCCGCCTGGCCGGTGACGCCTGGTACTTCGGAACTCTTCATAAAAAGCCGTATATCGGGGATGATGACAGGCAAATCCAACCGGCGGACATAAGGCGTGCCAACCGTCTTATGTTTTTTGCGGAGGGGATGATGGTCCTTGGTCTGGCTGTGCTTATTATGATTTTGTGA
- the cobT gene encoding nicotinate-nucleotide--dimethylbenzimidazole phosphoribosyltransferase — translation MTLKEAMNSIKPASQALRQQAKQRWDQVAKPLGSLGVLEEDIIRIAAASGSLAVSLRPRAIVVMCGDNGVVKEGVTQTGQEVTAIVAGNMARGNSCVCLMARQAGADVIPVDVGMACRDAVPGVVNRKVAYGTKDFLEEPAMTMEETVRAMEAGADMAMELKERGYVLAGSGEMGIGNTTTSSALLSVLLNMDPELVTGRGAGLTTAGYNRKVQVIREGIRIRKPSGEDPVDALSKVGGLDLAALTGFYIGCAACGLPVVLDGLITGAAALAAVRISPDVKGYLLASHVSAEPAGAMVLDALGLKPAISAGMCLGEGTGAAALFPLLDMAAAVYTQMSSFDDIHVDAYEHLL, via the coding sequence ATGACATTGAAGGAAGCGATGAACAGCATTAAGCCAGCCAGCCAGGCACTCAGGCAGCAGGCAAAGCAGCGCTGGGACCAGGTGGCCAAACCTCTGGGAAGCCTGGGAGTCCTGGAGGAGGATATCATACGCATTGCCGCTGCTTCCGGCAGCCTGGCAGTCAGCCTGCGTCCCAGGGCTATTGTGGTCATGTGTGGGGATAATGGCGTTGTAAAGGAAGGGGTGACCCAGACAGGGCAGGAGGTTACCGCCATTGTGGCGGGGAATATGGCCCGGGGAAATTCGTGTGTATGCCTCATGGCCCGCCAGGCAGGGGCCGACGTGATTCCTGTGGATGTGGGTATGGCCTGCCGCGACGCGGTTCCCGGCGTGGTGAACCGGAAAGTGGCATATGGGACAAAGGATTTCCTGGAGGAACCTGCCATGACCATGGAGGAGACAGTGAGGGCCATGGAGGCAGGTGCAGATATGGCCATGGAACTGAAGGAAAGGGGATATGTGCTGGCTGGCTCCGGGGAAATGGGAATCGGCAATACCACTACCAGCAGCGCCCTGCTTTCCGTGCTTCTTAATATGGACCCGGAACTGGTGACGGGCCGGGGGGCTGGTCTGACCACTGCCGGCTACAACCGCAAGGTGCAGGTCATAAGGGAAGGCATCCGTATCCGCAAGCCGTCCGGGGAGGACCCGGTGGACGCGCTGTCCAAAGTGGGCGGACTGGATTTGGCGGCCCTGACGGGCTTTTACATTGGATGCGCGGCCTGCGGCCTGCCGGTGGTGCTGGACGGACTCATAACAGGGGCAGCCGCTCTGGCGGCCGTCAGAATCAGCCCGGATGTAAAAGGATATCTGCTGGCCTCCCACGTTTCAGCCGAGCCTGCCGGGGCAATGGTTCTGGATGCTCTTGGCCTTAAACCTGCTATTTCTGCGGGAATGTGTCTGGGGGAGGGCACCGGCGCAGCGGCCCTGTTTCCGCTTTTGGATATGGCGGCGGCTGTGTACACGCAGATGAGCAGCTTTGATGACATCCATGTGGATGCGTATGAGCATCTTCTGTAA